The Zestosphaera sp. genome includes a window with the following:
- a CDS encoding orc1/cdc6 family replication initiation protein has product MNREVLRSDYIPEYLPHREEQIRKLTEVLSPLLKGERPSNVFIYGLTGTGKTAVVKYVLKRIDEYARRVGNNKFLPVYINCRHESTTYRVLSTLVESLGGKVPFTGLSTAEVFRRLKTRINMTGRIVVIVLDEVDAMVKRVGDEILYRLTRVNEELDKGKVSVIGITNDVRFREGLDPRVRSSLSEEEILFPPYDALQLSDILKDRASKAFKSGVIAEGVIDYCASIAAKEHGDARRALDLLRVAGEVAERSGDGVVRIEHVKVAREELENDMVSAVVRTLPQHSKMVLLSIALAGGRFSSTGDLYIKYREITRSLGLEPVTQRRVSDIVSELEMAGLVIAKVVNRGRYGKTKEVELAVDRNIIVKSLKDDVKVITK; this is encoded by the coding sequence ATGAATAGGGAGGTACTTAGATCTGACTATATCCCCGAGTACCTCCCTCACAGGGAGGAGCAGATCAGGAAGTTGACCGAGGTTCTCTCACCCTTGCTGAAGGGTGAGAGACCCAGCAATGTCTTCATCTACGGCCTTACGGGGACAGGGAAGACGGCGGTCGTGAAGTACGTGTTGAAGAGGATTGACGAGTACGCCAGGAGGGTGGGTAACAATAAGTTCCTTCCAGTCTATATAAACTGCAGGCATGAAAGCACGACATATAGGGTCCTCTCAACCCTGGTTGAGTCGCTTGGCGGCAAGGTCCCCTTCACAGGACTCTCCACGGCAGAGGTCTTCAGGAGGCTTAAGACCAGAATAAACATGACGGGAAGGATAGTGGTCATAGTTCTTGACGAGGTGGATGCCATGGTTAAGAGGGTTGGTGATGAGATCCTCTACAGACTCACTAGAGTGAATGAAGAGCTCGATAAGGGTAAGGTCTCAGTAATAGGGATAACCAACGACGTTCGCTTTAGGGAAGGCCTGGATCCTAGGGTAAGGTCAAGCCTTAGTGAGGAGGAGATACTTTTCCCGCCATACGACGCTTTGCAACTCTCGGACATCCTGAAGGATAGGGCGTCTAAAGCATTTAAGTCCGGAGTGATTGCCGAGGGCGTGATTGATTACTGCGCGTCCATAGCCGCTAAGGAGCACGGTGACGCCAGAAGGGCTCTGGATCTACTCAGGGTTGCCGGTGAGGTCGCCGAGAGGTCGGGCGATGGCGTTGTTAGAATAGAGCATGTGAAGGTCGCTAGGGAGGAGCTGGAGAACGACATGGTCTCAGCTGTCGTGAGGACGCTGCCCCAACACAGCAAGATGGTTCTGCTATCCATAGCCCTAGCTGGGGGAAGGTTCAGCAGCACTGGAGATCTCTACATAAAATACCGTGAGATCACCAGGTCTTTGGGTCTTGAGCCCGTTACCCAGCGCAGGGTCTCCGATATAGTGAGTGAGTTGGAGATGGCTGGTCTAGTCATAGCTAAGGTGGTCAATAGAGGCAGGTATGGTAAAACTAAGGAGGTTGAGCTAGCGGTCGACCGCAATATAATAGTGAAGTCCTTGAAGGACGATGTTAAGGTGATTACGAAGTAA
- a CDS encoding DUF99 family protein → MLVVEADLITAGVDDGFFPQEFKGLKLKTVLAGVLCVGRIPKSVRIDTITVDGDDGTAKAEALVEWLERDLNVEAVDTLFLDGVTVAGFNYVDPLELHNNLRVPVAVIFKTELKLDRIRKALMNHFTDWRRRFDLIKDNYTKSCEVVTLKRKLRITPYGLGLNETARIVVRLQHLSAIPEPLRVADLVASELTKGTKLLEVLKSRASR, encoded by the coding sequence GTGCTGGTCGTGGAGGCCGATCTAATAACTGCAGGAGTTGACGACGGCTTCTTCCCGCAGGAGTTCAAGGGATTAAAGCTGAAAACCGTGTTGGCAGGGGTATTATGCGTTGGCAGGATCCCTAAGTCCGTTAGGATAGACACTATAACGGTGGATGGGGATGATGGAACCGCTAAAGCAGAAGCACTTGTGGAGTGGCTTGAGAGGGACCTCAACGTTGAGGCAGTCGACACACTCTTTCTCGACGGGGTCACCGTAGCAGGGTTTAACTACGTGGATCCCTTAGAACTCCACAACAATTTGCGTGTGCCGGTCGCGGTCATATTCAAGACTGAGCTGAAGCTGGATAGGATTAGGAAGGCGTTGATGAATCACTTCACCGACTGGAGGAGGAGGTTCGATTTAATCAAGGATAACTACACAAAATCCTGTGAAGTAGTGACCCTTAAGAGAAAGTTAAGGATCACGCCATACGGCCTAGGCCTCAACGAGACCGCTAGGATAGTAGTGAGGCTACAGCATCTATCAGCTATTCCAGAGCCCTTGAGAGTTGCGGATTTAGTGGCGTCGGAACTAACCAAGGGAACCAAACTCCTGGAGGTTCTGAAGTCACGCGCTTCAAGGTGA
- a CDS encoding sulfite exporter TauE/SafE family protein: MLLFLAPLVGFAAGVLGSMFGLGGGFLLVPLLNIAGVDMKVAVGTSASAIFFNMLSSTLAYSRYRYVIYRAGLLLSATAIITAYLGAQLTSLLDANTLRVLFGLLLIFVGARVYLNRGGRSDLDGNGLKWSLRNYAILSLGGSLAGLMAGLLGIGGGVVNVPLLTSLGVTIHYAVATSSMAITLTSITSALTHHTLGNVDLQLLVLLAPSLIIGAQVGASVARKTKTGTLKKGFAVTLWFVAARMVLKGIGLPIP, translated from the coding sequence GTGTTGCTCTTTCTAGCTCCATTGGTGGGGTTTGCGGCAGGCGTGCTGGGCTCGATGTTTGGACTCGGCGGTGGGTTCCTGCTAGTTCCACTGCTGAACATCGCTGGAGTCGACATGAAAGTGGCTGTAGGCACTTCAGCAAGCGCCATATTCTTTAACATGCTCTCATCAACCCTAGCATACTCGAGATATAGGTATGTAATTTACAGAGCAGGACTCCTCCTATCTGCGACCGCCATCATAACGGCGTACCTCGGCGCGCAACTGACCAGCCTGCTGGACGCAAACACACTTAGAGTATTGTTCGGACTGCTGCTCATCTTCGTTGGAGCGAGAGTATACCTAAACAGAGGAGGTAGAAGCGATTTGGATGGGAACGGGTTAAAGTGGAGCCTAAGGAATTACGCGATCTTGTCCTTAGGCGGCTCCCTTGCAGGACTCATGGCTGGACTACTCGGCATCGGGGGCGGGGTGGTGAACGTCCCGCTACTCACCTCGCTGGGGGTCACCATCCACTATGCAGTAGCTACGTCGTCTATGGCAATCACCTTAACCTCCATAACGTCAGCGCTAACGCATCACACTCTGGGCAATGTGGATCTGCAGCTTCTGGTTCTGCTAGCGCCCTCCTTAATCATAGGGGCTCAGGTCGGTGCGTCAGTAGCTAGGAAAACTAAGACCGGCACACTTAAGAAGGGGTTCGCTGTTACGCTTTGGTTTGTTGCAGCAAGGATGGTGCTTAAGGGCATAGGTCTGCCGATTCCTTGA
- a CDS encoding pyridoxal phosphate-dependent aminotransferase, producing MDCSVPDELVNELFGEVVEGLPCFCLERWQSLHETSAKVLLSDSGVHPLTVGELSEYGVDLSKISGLEVGYGWTKGSPSIRGRISELYGGAVGAEGVVVTNGSAEANLTSLLSAVKPGDTVLVDMPNYMQIPGLLRWVGARSIPLWRKPPSWRFPLEDALDLMRKYRPKALFVNDPNNPTGTAMSEAELSELARESENVGTLLVFDEVYWGSELHADRPSILEVAGVEHALSVSGLSKVYGLPGLRIGWVAGDKRVVNRVWGVKDYTSIAPSVLSAYIASIILESGNVKRLRERARSMVRTNLEVLKGVLALGGVIDPYWPEAGAYLLARIPWSNDTLAVSYKLFKEYSILINPGECFELPGYVRIGTGQNPATYGKSVHALINALKRMVETH from the coding sequence ATGGATTGTAGCGTTCCTGATGAGTTAGTAAATGAGCTGTTCGGCGAGGTGGTGGAGGGGTTGCCATGCTTCTGTCTTGAGAGGTGGCAGAGCCTCCACGAGACGTCGGCTAAGGTCCTGCTCAGTGATAGCGGTGTACATCCGCTGACGGTTGGTGAGCTTAGTGAGTACGGTGTTGACTTGAGCAAGATCTCGGGTCTTGAGGTGGGCTATGGGTGGACTAAAGGCTCCCCCAGCATTAGGGGGAGAATCTCTGAGCTGTATGGCGGTGCTGTAGGTGCTGAAGGTGTGGTGGTTACTAACGGCTCTGCCGAAGCTAACCTGACTAGCTTGCTGAGCGCGGTTAAGCCGGGTGACACGGTCCTAGTCGACATGCCCAACTACATGCAGATCCCCGGGCTACTCAGATGGGTAGGGGCCCGCTCTATACCGTTATGGAGAAAACCACCTAGCTGGAGATTCCCCCTAGAAGACGCTCTCGACCTGATGAGGAAGTACAGACCTAAGGCTCTCTTCGTGAACGACCCTAACAACCCTACAGGAACCGCCATGAGCGAGGCTGAGTTGAGCGAGCTCGCGCGGGAATCCGAGAACGTTGGAACGCTGTTGGTATTTGATGAGGTGTACTGGGGGTCTGAGCTGCATGCCGATAGGCCAAGCATATTGGAGGTCGCGGGCGTCGAGCACGCTCTGTCGGTGTCAGGTCTTTCTAAAGTGTATGGACTGCCCGGCTTAAGGATAGGGTGGGTAGCAGGTGATAAGAGGGTGGTGAATAGAGTGTGGGGCGTGAAGGACTACACGTCAATAGCGCCCTCAGTATTGAGCGCCTACATAGCGTCGATCATACTTGAATCAGGCAACGTCAAGAGGCTCAGGGAGAGGGCAAGAAGTATGGTGAGGACTAACCTAGAGGTTCTTAAGGGAGTGCTCGCCTTAGGAGGCGTGATCGATCCATACTGGCCTGAGGCCGGGGCATACCTCTTAGCCAGGATACCGTGGAGCAACGACACCTTAGCAGTATCCTACAAGCTGTTCAAAGAATACAGCATCTTGATCAACCCTGGCGAGTGCTTCGAGCTTCCCGGCTACGTCAGAATCGGAACAGGGCAGAACCCAGCAACGTACGGCAAGAGCGTTCATGCGTTAATCAACGCATTAAAGAGGATGGTTGAGACGCACTAG
- the mgtA gene encoding magnesium-translocating P-type ATPase, which translates to MMDQDLEMSSVGEVSGWALPSDEEVLTLPVEELLSRLKTSLNGLSSEEVERRLEYFGYNELVRKKRRAAIIDFLFHFKSPLVIILLIAGLISSFFGDVVNTVIVFVIVLFSVILDFYQESKAERAAEMLKQRVATTATVLRDGVKKEVRLAEIVPGDIIFLSAGDIVPADARVISAKDLFVNQSALTGESFPVEKTGLQLKSFDPSITKWDNYLFMGTSVVSGTGTAVVVKTGSHTEYGKIAKRLAEREPETEFQRGIRSFGYMIMQVTFLLVLFVFFINALYMRSVLDSLLFAVALAVGLTPELLPMIISVNLSKGAVSMAKKGVIVKRLAAIQNFGNMDVLCTDKTGTLTENRIKLVLHVDLNGDENDKVLLYSYLNSYHQTGIKSPLDEAILRFRDVDVKGYMKVDEVPFDFVRKRLSVVVEYQNQRFMITKGAPEEIAKICSYYEVGEVIAEITDEVRRNIEQKYLELSSEGYRVLAVAYRRLREDKTVYTAGDETEMVFLGFIAFLDPPKETAKEALQLLKNASIELKILTGDNELVTRKVCEYLGFDIKRVVTGSEIAQMHDDALARVVEEANVFCRVTPSQKNRIINALKSNGHVVGFLGDGTNDAPSLKTADVGISVENAVDVAKESADIILLRNDLRVLHDGVLEGRKAFGNTMKYVMMGVSSNFGNMLSVAGASLFLPFLPMLPIQILLNNLLYDFSQSTIPTDEVDQEYIEKPKRWDIQFIRRFMVCLGPVSSLFDFITFFIMLFIFNASEPLFQTAWFIESLTSQTLVIFAIRTRKSPFWKSKPSRLLLFSTIAVITFTLIIPYTPLGEIFRFVKPPATFYIALAAILGAYMALAEIIKSWFYKRYGYRLEQTLIPPKKMGIYLTKTAKPIQNI; encoded by the coding sequence ATGATGGATCAGGATTTAGAAATGTCAAGCGTTGGCGAGGTTTCAGGCTGGGCTCTGCCGAGCGATGAAGAAGTTTTAACATTGCCTGTTGAAGAGCTCCTTTCACGCTTAAAGACCTCATTAAATGGGCTTTCCTCTGAGGAGGTGGAAAGACGTCTTGAATACTTTGGTTACAATGAGCTTGTTAGAAAAAAGAGGAGAGCAGCTATTATTGATTTTCTCTTTCATTTTAAAAGTCCGTTGGTAATAATTCTTCTTATCGCTGGGTTGATTTCAAGCTTTTTTGGAGATGTTGTAAATACAGTTATTGTATTTGTTATAGTGCTGTTTAGCGTGATCTTAGACTTTTATCAGGAGTCTAAGGCTGAAAGGGCAGCTGAAATGCTAAAGCAGAGGGTGGCGACAACGGCCACAGTTTTGAGGGACGGAGTTAAAAAGGAAGTTAGGCTTGCAGAGATAGTTCCCGGAGACATCATATTTCTTTCCGCAGGCGATATCGTACCTGCAGATGCTCGCGTCATAAGTGCGAAGGACTTGTTCGTGAACCAGTCTGCATTGACTGGCGAATCTTTCCCAGTTGAGAAAACGGGCTTACAGCTGAAAAGTTTCGACCCTTCGATAACGAAGTGGGACAACTATCTTTTTATGGGCACCTCCGTTGTGAGCGGGACTGGAACCGCCGTTGTCGTAAAAACCGGCAGCCATACAGAGTATGGAAAAATCGCCAAGAGACTTGCGGAAAGGGAGCCTGAAACAGAGTTTCAAAGAGGCATTCGAAGTTTTGGCTATATGATAATGCAGGTAACCTTTCTGCTTGTTCTTTTTGTGTTTTTCATTAACGCGCTTTACATGAGAAGCGTGCTTGATTCACTTCTTTTCGCTGTGGCTTTGGCTGTGGGCTTGACGCCGGAGCTTCTGCCAATGATCATCTCTGTGAACCTCTCTAAGGGAGCGGTGTCGATGGCTAAGAAGGGTGTCATAGTCAAGCGATTAGCAGCCATACAAAATTTCGGAAACATGGATGTCCTATGCACGGACAAAACTGGAACTCTAACGGAAAACAGGATAAAGCTTGTCCTGCACGTGGACCTTAACGGCGACGAAAACGATAAGGTTCTGCTTTACTCCTACCTCAACAGCTACCACCAGACTGGAATTAAAAGCCCCCTCGATGAGGCCATACTAAGATTTAGGGACGTGGATGTTAAGGGTTATATGAAAGTTGATGAGGTTCCTTTTGACTTTGTCCGCAAACGTCTCTCCGTGGTTGTCGAGTATCAAAATCAACGGTTTATGATCACTAAAGGTGCTCCAGAAGAGATCGCTAAGATATGCTCCTATTACGAGGTTGGAGAGGTTATAGCTGAAATAACGGATGAAGTGCGCAGAAATATCGAGCAAAAATATCTTGAGCTTAGCTCTGAGGGCTACAGGGTTTTAGCCGTAGCCTACAGGCGTTTAAGGGAGGACAAAACCGTTTACACGGCAGGCGACGAAACGGAAATGGTGTTTTTAGGCTTCATAGCTTTCCTCGACCCGCCGAAGGAAACAGCCAAAGAAGCCTTACAGCTTCTTAAAAACGCCAGTATAGAATTGAAAATTCTCACAGGCGACAATGAGCTGGTAACAAGAAAGGTTTGCGAGTACTTAGGCTTCGACATAAAGAGGGTTGTAACTGGAAGCGAAATTGCCCAGATGCATGATGATGCCCTTGCAAGAGTTGTTGAGGAGGCCAACGTTTTCTGTAGGGTTACACCATCCCAGAAAAACAGAATAATAAACGCTCTAAAAAGCAATGGGCATGTCGTTGGATTTTTAGGTGATGGAACAAACGATGCACCTTCGCTGAAAACGGCGGATGTCGGCATATCCGTTGAAAACGCTGTTGACGTTGCAAAGGAGTCTGCCGACATAATTCTTTTGCGGAACGATTTACGGGTGCTTCACGACGGGGTTTTGGAGGGCAGGAAAGCCTTCGGCAACACCATGAAATATGTTATGATGGGTGTAAGCTCAAACTTTGGAAACATGCTCAGCGTTGCCGGCGCATCATTGTTTCTGCCTTTTCTGCCGATGTTGCCCATACAAATACTACTTAACAATCTTCTTTACGACTTTTCCCAATCAACAATACCTACAGACGAGGTTGATCAAGAATACATTGAGAAGCCTAAAAGGTGGGACATACAGTTTATTAGGCGGTTTATGGTGTGCCTTGGGCCTGTCAGCTCCCTTTTTGACTTCATAACGTTCTTTATAATGCTTTTCATCTTTAACGCTTCTGAGCCGCTGTTCCAAACTGCTTGGTTCATTGAATCCCTAACCTCACAGACTCTCGTAATTTTCGCCATTAGGACAAGGAAGTCGCCCTTCTGGAAAAGCAAACCAAGTCGACTCTTGCTTTTCAGCACCATAGCAGTAATAACATTCACGCTGATAATTCCCTACACACCATTAGGGGAAATTTTCAGATTCGTAAAGCCTCCAGCAACCTTCTATATAGCATTAGCCGCAATCCTCGGCGCCTATATGGCATTAGCCGAAATCATTAAAAGCTGGTTTTACAAGAGATACGGCTACCGCCTAGAACAAACCCTAATCCCACCCAAGAAGATGGGTATATACCTCACCAAAACTGCAAAGCCCATCCAGAACATTTAG
- a CDS encoding inorganic diphosphatase, with product MNLWRDIPCGEKPPEILNIIIEVISGSRDKYEYNIKWEAFALDHIIPSSVVFPVEYGFVPQTWFDDEDLLDIMALSYEPLEVGYLVKVRL from the coding sequence ATGAACCTTTGGCGAGACATTCCATGCGGTGAAAAGCCTCCTGAAATCCTAAACATAATTATCGAAGTTATCAGTGGTTCAAGAGATAAATACGAGTATAATATTAAATGGGAAGCCTTTGCTTTAGACCACATAATACCTTCCTCGGTGGTTTTTCCTGTTGAGTATGGTTTTGTTCCGCAGACATGGTTTGACGATGAAGATCTGTTGGATATTATGGCGCTCAGTTATGAGCCTCTTGAAGTTGGCTACCTTGTGAAGGT